In one Dehalococcoidia bacterium genomic region, the following are encoded:
- a CDS encoding dipeptidase, with protein sequence MPDMLLKDTIANLMPTAQADLERLVRIPSCAFPGFPSEPVYEAARAVAGMLETAGVGDARLLEIPDGYPAVYGEVAGPPGAPTVLLYAHYDIQPPGKESAWTSPPYEPAVRDGRLYGRGAADDKSGVVMHVAALRALAGRLRVGVKVVIEGEEETMSHLGDYVLKYPSLFRADVVISADAGNVRVGRPTLTTALRGVTSCSVEVRTLAGPVHSGQFGGPAPDALIALSRMIASLHDDRGNVAIEGLIAGAWPGGGELSENGFRRGADVLEGVELIGEGPIADRLWSKPSVNVIGIDALPYDGAANALVPVARARVSLGTAPGEDVRHALELLVEHLRKAAPWGVQVEITPGGAGPGFAAKTDGPAYATARRVLDDVFGAATIMGGAGGTIPLMNVFQRVSPDAEIITWGAEDGAAAIHAPNESVDLGELEHMILAEAMLLEALGSKA encoded by the coding sequence ATGCCCGACATGCTGCTCAAGGACACGATCGCCAACCTGATGCCCACGGCACAGGCTGATCTTGAGCGGCTCGTGCGGATACCTTCGTGTGCGTTCCCGGGCTTTCCTTCGGAGCCCGTGTACGAGGCAGCGAGGGCGGTCGCCGGGATGCTCGAGACCGCAGGCGTTGGCGATGCACGGCTGCTCGAGATACCGGATGGCTATCCCGCGGTGTATGGCGAGGTCGCAGGCCCACCGGGCGCGCCCACCGTGCTCCTCTACGCGCACTACGACATCCAGCCGCCGGGCAAGGAATCGGCGTGGACATCGCCGCCGTACGAGCCGGCGGTTCGCGACGGGCGGCTCTACGGCCGCGGCGCCGCAGACGACAAGTCCGGCGTCGTCATGCACGTCGCCGCGCTACGGGCGCTCGCCGGGCGGTTGCGCGTCGGCGTCAAGGTGGTGATCGAGGGCGAAGAGGAAACGATGAGTCATTTGGGCGACTACGTCCTAAAGTATCCGTCACTCTTCCGCGCCGACGTCGTGATCTCCGCTGACGCCGGCAACGTGCGCGTCGGCAGGCCGACGCTCACGACGGCGCTGCGCGGCGTCACGAGTTGCAGCGTCGAGGTGCGCACGCTCGCCGGGCCGGTGCACTCCGGCCAGTTCGGCGGACCGGCGCCGGACGCGCTCATCGCACTTTCGCGCATGATCGCGTCGCTGCACGACGATAGAGGCAACGTCGCGATCGAGGGGTTGATCGCCGGCGCGTGGCCGGGTGGCGGAGAGCTTTCCGAAAACGGCTTCCGTCGCGGGGCCGACGTGCTGGAGGGCGTCGAGCTGATCGGCGAGGGCCCGATCGCCGACCGGCTGTGGTCGAAGCCGTCCGTCAACGTGATCGGGATCGATGCGCTCCCGTACGATGGTGCGGCAAACGCACTCGTCCCCGTGGCTAGGGCGCGTGTGAGCCTGGGCACCGCACCCGGCGAGGATGTGCGTCACGCGCTGGAACTGCTGGTGGAACATCTGCGCAAGGCGGCGCCGTGGGGCGTGCAGGTGGAGATCACGCCGGGCGGCGCCGGGCCGGGCTTCGCCGCGAAGACGGACGGACCCGCTTACGCGACGGCGCGACGCGTGCTCGATGATGTCTTCGGCGCGGCGACAATCATGGGCGGCGCGGGCGGCACGATCCCGCTGATGAACGTCTTTCAGCGCGTCTCGCCGGATGCCGAGATCATCACCTGGGGCGCCGAGGACGGCGCTGCGGCAATACACGCTCCGAACGAGAGTGTTGACCTCGGCGAACTGGAACACATGATCCTCGCCGAGGCGATGCTGTTGGAGGCGCTTGGATCGAAGGCATGA